Proteins found in one Mesorhizobium sp. CAU 1732 genomic segment:
- a CDS encoding D-glycerate dehydrogenase has product MVARKKPLVVITRKLPDAIETRMRELFDARLNVDDRALTQPELVAAVTEADVLVPTVTDRIDAALIAQAGPSLKLIANFGNGVDNIDVAAAAKKGIVVTNTPNVLTEDTADMTMALMLAVPRRLTEGATVLKGDGKWTGWSPTWMLGRRLGGKRLGIVGMGRIGTALARRAKSFGLSIHYHNRHKVAPATEDALEATYWESLDQMLARMDIISVNCPSTPATFHLLSARRLALMQPSAYLVNTARGDIIDEDALVKMLEGGKLAGAGLDVFEHEPAVNPKLVKLAAKGKVVILPHMGSATIEGRIDMGEKVIINIRAFFDGHRPPDRVLPSRA; this is encoded by the coding sequence ATGGTCGCCAGGAAAAAGCCCCTCGTCGTGATCACCCGGAAACTGCCGGACGCGATCGAGACCCGTATGCGGGAGCTTTTCGATGCGCGCCTGAATGTGGACGACCGGGCGCTGACGCAGCCCGAACTCGTGGCCGCCGTTACGGAGGCCGACGTGCTGGTTCCGACCGTCACCGACCGCATCGACGCGGCGCTGATCGCGCAGGCCGGGCCGAGCCTCAAGCTCATCGCCAATTTCGGAAACGGCGTCGACAACATCGACGTCGCCGCCGCCGCGAAGAAGGGCATCGTCGTCACCAACACGCCCAATGTGCTGACGGAAGACACTGCGGACATGACCATGGCGCTGATGCTGGCCGTTCCGCGCCGCCTCACCGAAGGTGCGACCGTCCTGAAGGGCGACGGCAAGTGGACGGGCTGGTCGCCGACATGGATGCTGGGACGCAGGCTCGGCGGCAAGCGCCTCGGCATCGTCGGCATGGGCCGCATCGGCACCGCGCTCGCACGCCGCGCGAAATCCTTTGGCCTGTCGATCCATTATCACAACCGGCACAAGGTCGCGCCGGCGACGGAGGATGCGCTGGAGGCGACCTATTGGGAAAGCCTCGACCAAATGCTCGCCCGCATGGACATCATTTCGGTCAACTGCCCCTCGACGCCTGCGACCTTCCATCTCCTGTCCGCGCGGCGTCTCGCGCTGATGCAGCCCTCCGCCTATCTGGTGAACACCGCGCGCGGCGACATCATCGACGAGGACGCGCTGGTCAAGATGCTGGAAGGCGGCAAACTTGCCGGTGCGGGGCTCGACGTGTTCGAGCACGAACCGGCGGTCAACCCGAAACTCGTGAAGCTGGCCGCCAAGGGCAAGGTCGTGATCCTGCCGCATATGGGCTCGGCTACGATCGAGGGCCGTATCGACATGGGCGAGAAGGTGATCATCAACATTCGCGCCTTCTTCGACGGCCACCGCCCGCCGGATCGCGTTCTGCCCTCGCGGGCGTGA